The sequence ACGCTGGCCGGCACGCTCACCGTCCGGGTGATGATCGCGATGGGACCGGGCTGGTGGCGGCTGGGGCTGCCGCCGCAGACCGGGCAGGTGCTCGACACCGGGCCGTCGGCCGCGGTGGTCGGCCTGTTCACCTACATCTCCGTCATCCGCCGCGCCCCGATCGTCTTCGCGCTCACCGGCGGGTCCATGGTGTGGGAGTCGATCGCCGATCCCAACCTGGCCGGGCGCGAGCACCTCATCGCCGTGGCCACCGCGATGATCCTGGGCCTGTGCCACGGGCGCGGCCGGTGGTGGCCGGCGTTGAGGGCCCGGGGCGCGTCATGGCGGCATCCGATCGGTCCCGCGCCGCGGCCGGCCGCGGCCCTCTGCGGGCGCCCGGCGGTCCCCACCGCGCCCAGGGCGGGCGCGCCGCGCGGCGCGCCGGCTCCGGCGGGGCAGGCGCTGGGCACGCCCCGCGCGGCGGCGTCCGTGCCCGCGCCGGCCCCGGCCGCGGAGGCCGGCGGCGCCGCCTTGCGCCCGGGCGGCGGCGCGTCCGCCACGAGCCCGGCGGTTCGGGTCGATCCGCGGAGGGATCGCGACGGCCGGGGCGACCGGGACACCGGCTGACCTGGCGAGTTCAGCAGCGGCGGGGGCGCCGGGCGGAGCCGGCGGCTCAGTCCTGGTGGACGGTGTTCTTGCCGGGGCCGCCGGAGAGGACGTCCTTGCCGGGGCCGCCGTACAGCGCGTCGTCGCCGCTGTTCCCGTAGATCGTGTCGACACCGCTGTTGCCGTAGAGGGTGTCGTCGCCCTTGCCGCCGTACAGGAAGTCGTCGCCCTTCCCGCCGTAGATCCTGTCGTCGCCGTCGCCGCCGGACAGGTTCTGCCGTCCGTCGCCGCCGTGGATGACATCGTTGCCGGTACCGCCGTCGGCGGCGGCGTCGGTGCCGCTGGAGTAGATGGTGTCGTTTCCCGTGCCGCCCTGCGCGATGCTGCCCGCACCGGCGTGGATGGTGTCGTTGCCGTCGCCGCCGAGCACCACCGTGTCCGGGCCCACCGTCAGGTTGTCGTCGTCGGCGCCGCCGTTGACGCTGTCGCCGCCCACGCGGCCGGTCTCGGTGTAGGTGTCCTTGCCGGCGCCCAGGTCGAACGAGGCGAAGTAGTACGCCTGGTTGGTGGTGTTGTCGTACGCGGCGGTGTCGGCGCCGTCGCCGAGGTCGACCTTC comes from Streptomyces sp. NBC_00448 and encodes:
- a CDS encoding calcium-binding protein, whose product is MSSPFSGRRALRTASALTLTLGTGLAAPLLAAGPAGAATPSATAAYNASDQAIDYTAAPGQTNKVTITSSTTTLSDITYVIDDAVPITAGDGCTYPSGTDHTKVSCTVTTYDTEDPYPTLKVDLGDGADTAAYDNTTNQAYYFASFDLGAGKDTYTETGRVGGDSVNGGADDDNLTVGPDTVVLGGDGNDTIHAGAGSIAQGGTGNDTIYSSGTDAAADGGTGNDVIHGGDGRQNLSGGDGDDRIYGGKGDDFLYGGKGDDTLYGNSGVDTIYGNSGDDALYGGPGKDVLSGGPGKNTVHQD